The sequence TAATAAGAATAATAATAATAAGAAGAAAGAGGTAGAAAAAAAAGAAAGAGAAAAGGCACAGCTAGAGAAGTACATAAAGAAGTGTGAATTCAAAGATGATAAATATCTCTCAATTTTGAATTTAGAAACAACAAAAGAAATTAAAATAAAAAAGTTAATAGAATTGAAGAAAGAAGAGAATAGAAAAGAGAGAGAACAAAATAAAAGCAAGAAATTAGAAGAAAAACAAAAGGAATTAGAAAAGGCATTAGAAGAGACAAAGGAAGTATTAAAAAAAGAAGGATACAATGAGAAGCAATTAGAAACAGAGATACAAAAAGCGTATGAGAGATATAAAGACAAGCCGCATTTTATCGTAGAGAGTGGTAAATATGGGGATTTAGGACAGATAGTAAAGAGGATTAAAAAAACAGTTGAACGAGAGAAAAAAGGTCGAAAAGAAGACCAACAGCAGATTAGAAATAATATATTTAGTATACTGCTAGATCAGTTGAAGAACAAAGTAGAGGTTAAAGTTTTAGCGCCAATATTGAAAAATTATTTAAATAAGCAAGTTGATTTGAAATATAGCCAAGTATTTAATAATCATTATTACTATGAAATTTTAGAGATGGTGGAAGGGAAAGAGCATGTGAGAATAGGAGAGTATGAAAAGATTGTTGACTAAGGATTTGTTATGGATAGCGTGTTAGAGCGTCTTAAAGAAAAGAAAGTTGAAATTAAAGAAAAAGAAAATAAGTCTATTTTTATTAAAATTGAAAAAGAGAATAACAGAAAATTATATCATACAAAAATTATGAAAGATTTTTATGCATTTGGAGTAGATAAGAGACAAGGTAATAAATTTTTTATTTCGTTTAGAGGATTATTTAATCAAGAAAAGATAGAATTTTTTAGCTTGTTTTCTTTGAAAAGAAGTGACAAATTTTTAGGCATTTTTTATGGATATAGGAAACCAATAAAGAATGTAATTATAAAATATGAAGAAAATGGTTTTATAAAATCGTCTACTTTTTCAAAAGTTTATTACATAGAATTTAGATTTAAGAAAGGAAGTATTTATTGTTATATTAAGGGAATATATCGTCTACTAAAAAAGGATAAGGTATATACAAAATATTGTGAAGCTTTAATTGACAAACTTTCAAAGTTAGAAAAGGAAGTACATATGTTCTATAACAAAAAATTACCAGAAGGGGGTCTTATAACTAAATGGATAGAAAAAAACCAAAAATAATAACAATTGCAAGTATTAAAGGTGGTGTTGGTAAAAGTACTACTAGTTTAATCTTATCTACTTTGTTAGCAAAAAAATATAAAGTTTTACTTATAGATATGGATACTCAGGCATCGGTTACTAGTTATTACTTTAATAAGATAAAAGAAAAAGAAATAAATTTAATAGAAAGAAATATATGCGAAGTTTTAAAAGGAGATTTGGAAATTGATAATGCAATTTTTAATATTGAGAGTAATTTAGATTTACTTCCTAGTTATTTAACTTTACATAGTTTAAATGAAGATTTTTATTGTGAAAATAGACATAAATCTATTGATTTGAAGTTAAAGGTAGAATTGAGGAGATTGAAAATAAATTATGATTATATAGTAATTGATACTAATCCTAGTTTAGATTTTACATTAAAGTGTGCTTTAAATTCTACTGATTATATAATAGTTCCAATGACATCTGAAAAATGGACTCTTGAAAGTTATGAACTTTTAGAATTTTTTGTTAAAAAATTGGAAAGACTAATACCGATTTTTTTTATTATCACAAGATTTAAGAAAAATAATACACATAAAAAATTGTTGCAAATAATTCAAGAGAAGGCTAACTTTTTAGGTGTTGTATCTGAAAGGGAAAGTTTAAATAAAAAAATAGCAAGTAACAGTTATTTTGATTTAAAATCGGATTATATCACAGAATATGGTCAAATATTGAGTAATTTATTATGTCATATAAAGCTTGGTAACAATAATATAATAGTTCCTGATGTAAGTTGTCCAACGCTGGACAACTATTGAAGATCAAATAAATCAAGAAGGAGAAATTTTATGAGTAAAAATAGTGACGAGGAGATAATAATTAATGCAAGAAATTTCAATAATGATAAAAATTCTATTTTATTGTTTGATGATGGTATTAATATAGATGATAATCAAAAAAGGTTTGCACTTTTAAAAAGTAAGTTAAAGGATAATATAAAAGATGATATTTATAATAAAATAGAGGCTATGCATATTTTAAGAGAGATAAAGGACAAAGAATATTATAAGCTAGATGGATATAAAAGTTTTTCTCGATTTATAAAAGATTATAAACTAGCTAAATCTCAGGCTTATTCCTATTTAAGGATAGCTAGTGCTATCCAAGATGGAATTTTAAAAGAGGAATATCTAATTGAAAATGGATTTAGACAGTCTTTGTCTTTTTTAATGGAAAAAGAGAGTA is a genomic window of Borrelia hispanica CRI containing:
- a CDS encoding plasmid maintenance protein, which encodes MRTIKKPINKYQHKLIVLISTLNFVNSKFKKYNQNKILYYFNNNLNNNGQKKATLKTLQSYLYKLEKEFQVTSNYYRHLGENCGTEIHYKLRFSKKVCHYKINKHFKDKKEDRFQQRANLYHQQTCTNNGSLKKNGSVEKWECINNNSNNKNNNNKKKEVEKKEREKAQLEKYIKKCEFKDDKYLSILNLETTKEIKIKKLIELKKEENRKEREQNKSKKLEEKQKELEKALEETKEVLKKEGYNEKQLETEIQKAYERYKDKPHFIVESGKYGDLGQIVKRIKKTVEREKKGRKEDQQQIRNNIFSILLDQLKNKVEVKVLAPILKNYLNKQVDLKYSQVFNNHYYYEILEMVEGKEHVRIGEYEKIVD
- a CDS encoding DUF226 domain-containing protein; translation: MDSVLERLKEKKVEIKEKENKSIFIKIEKENNRKLYHTKIMKDFYAFGVDKRQGNKFFISFRGLFNQEKIEFFSLFSLKRSDKFLGIFYGYRKPIKNVIIKYEENGFIKSSTFSKVYYIEFRFKKGSIYCYIKGIYRLLKKDKVYTKYCEALIDKLSKLEKEVHMFYNKKLPEGGLITKWIEKNQK
- a CDS encoding ParA family protein, translated to MDRKKPKIITIASIKGGVGKSTTSLILSTLLAKKYKVLLIDMDTQASVTSYYFNKIKEKEINLIERNICEVLKGDLEIDNAIFNIESNLDLLPSYLTLHSLNEDFYCENRHKSIDLKLKVELRRLKINYDYIVIDTNPSLDFTLKCALNSTDYIIVPMTSEKWTLESYELLEFFVKKLERLIPIFFIITRFKKNNTHKKLLQIIQEKANFLGVVSERESLNKKIASNSYFDLKSDYITEYGQILSNLLCHIKLGNNNIIVPDVSCPTLDNY
- a CDS encoding chromosome replication/partitioning protein, yielding MSKNSDEEIIINARNFNNDKNSILLFDDGINIDDNQKRFALLKSKLKDNIKDDIYNKIEAMHILREIKDKEYYKLDGYKSFSRFIKDYKLAKSQAYSYLRIASAIQDGILKEEYLIENGFRQSLSFLMEKESKNLKKSKINPVKPLRFQLKSQDSYNYYKKNAKLTGFILDKLFLEKQNLLKEFVKEFEILKK